From the Oxobacter pfennigii genome, one window contains:
- a CDS encoding HI0074 family nucleotidyltransferase substrate-binding subunit — protein sequence MNNCDTRFQFFVSSLEKLKDGVSKFNEENDLLRDGLIQRFETAFELAWKNLNECIIDEGVIGHKSPKSVVSESFSLGILHDEVWYSMLNDRNAIENIYDEQLSQKICNNIVKKYVYALEDVKELFQARVMHHQSVA from the coding sequence ATGAACAATTGTGATACCAGATTTCAGTTCTTCGTAAGCTCTCTTGAAAAGCTTAAAGACGGAGTTTCAAAATTCAATGAAGAAAATGATTTGCTTAGAGATGGATTAATACAGAGATTTGAAACCGCTTTTGAACTTGCGTGGAAGAATTTAAACGAATGTATCATTGATGAAGGTGTTATAGGACACAAATCCCCAAAAAGCGTTGTTAGTGAATCTTTCTCATTAGGTATTTTACATGATGAAGTTTGGTACTCCATGTTAAACGACAGAAATGCAATTGAAAATATATATGATGAGCAGTTGTCACAAAAAATTTGTAACAACATAGTTAAAAAATATGTTTATGCCCTCGAAGATGTAAAAGAATTATTTCAGGCAAGAGTCATGCACCACCAGTCAGTGGCTTGA
- a CDS encoding HI0074 family nucleotidyltransferase substrate-binding subunit, protein MSNCDTRFQFFVSSLEKLKDGVSKFNEENDLLRDGLIQRFETAFEMAWKNLNLCIIDEGVIGHKSPKSVVCESFSLGILHDEVWYSMLKDRNAIGDIYDEQLAQKICDNIVKKYVYALEDVRELFQARMLS, encoded by the coding sequence ATGAGCAATTGTGATACTAGATTTCAATTCTTTGTAAGTTCTCTTGAAAAGCTTAAAGATGGAGTTTCAAAATTCAATGAAGAAAATGATTTGCTTAGAGATGGATTAATACAGAGATTTGAAACCGCTTTTGAGATGGCGTGGAAGAATTTAAACCTTTGTATCATTGATGAAGGTGTTATAGGACACAAATCCCCCAAAAGCGTAGTTTGTGAATCTTTCTCATTAGGTATTTTACATGATGAAGTTTGGTACTCCATGTTGAAGGACAGAAATGCAATTGGAGATATATACGATGAGCAGCTGGCACAAAAAATTTGTGACAACATAGTTAAAAAATATGTTTATGCCCTTGAAGATGTGAGGGAATTATTTCAGGCAAGAATGTTATCATAG